One part of the Olleya sp. YS genome encodes these proteins:
- a CDS encoding mannan-binding lectin codes for MSTFKVNIPAGPLWSNADAEEKAPKIAAAHQGKWTGQWNTVIESQMSVIEVELNVKNSGPNEFKTLVLAGPIWNNEAAQQLGPVIAASYGAEFTGNWNTITEGVMSVIEIKFKY; via the coding sequence ATGTCTACTTTTAAAGTAAATATCCCAGCAGGTCCATTATGGAGCAATGCAGATGCAGAAGAGAAAGCACCTAAGATAGCAGCTGCTCACCAAGGAAAATGGACAGGACAATGGAATACTGTTATTGAGTCTCAAATGAGTGTTATTGAAGTTGAATTAAACGTCAAAAACTCAGGTCCAAACGAATTTAAAACGCTTGTATTAGCAGGTCCTATTTGGAACAATGAAGCCGCACAACAATTAGGACCTGTAATTGCAGCGTCTTATGGTGCTGAGTTTACAGGTAATTGGAATACGATTACAGAAGGAGTAATGAGTGTAATCGAAATTAAATTCAAGTATTAA
- a CDS encoding NAD(P)H-dependent glycerol-3-phosphate dehydrogenase — MSQQLKYAVFGSGSWATAIVKMLCENLNEVGWYMRSVYTKEHLLKEQHNPSYLSSVEFHLEQLKLTNDINEMATYADVLIFAIPSAFINSELEKLSIDITSKTVVSAVKGILPESGLLLGEHFHDNYNIPFENIGVIAGPCHAEEVALERLSYLTISCADQNKAQAIADVLSSDYIKTKISDDIIGTEYAVMLKNIYAIAAGIAHGLGYGDNFQSVLMSNAIREMKRFIKKMHKMKRNINNSAYLGDLLVTGYSTFSRNRMFGNMIGKGYTVKSAQMEMSMVAEGYYATKSAHLLNEKNKKKTRTPIIDAVYAVLYEGKDAKKVFKKLTEKLD, encoded by the coding sequence ATGAGTCAACAATTAAAATACGCTGTTTTTGGATCTGGAAGTTGGGCTACTGCAATTGTAAAAATGCTGTGTGAAAACCTAAACGAAGTTGGATGGTATATGCGTAGTGTATATACTAAAGAACATTTACTTAAAGAGCAACATAACCCTAGTTATTTAAGCTCTGTCGAGTTTCATTTAGAACAATTAAAGCTAACTAACGACATAAACGAGATGGCAACTTATGCAGATGTGTTAATATTTGCTATTCCGTCTGCTTTTATAAATTCAGAATTAGAAAAGTTGTCAATAGATATTACCAGTAAAACTGTGGTTTCTGCAGTAAAAGGTATATTACCAGAATCTGGTTTACTGTTAGGTGAGCATTTTCATGATAATTACAACATTCCTTTTGAGAATATTGGCGTAATAGCTGGTCCTTGTCATGCAGAAGAGGTAGCATTAGAGCGCTTATCTTACCTTACTATATCATGTGCAGACCAAAACAAAGCACAAGCTATTGCAGATGTGTTATCTAGCGATTATATCAAAACTAAAATTAGTGACGATATTATTGGTACCGAATACGCTGTAATGCTAAAAAATATTTATGCTATTGCTGCAGGAATTGCACATGGATTGGGTTATGGAGATAACTTCCAAAGCGTGCTTATGAGTAATGCCATACGAGAAATGAAACGTTTTATTAAAAAAATGCATAAAATGAAACGTAACATTAACAACTCGGCTTACTTAGGAGATTTACTGGTAACTGGCTATTCAACGTTTTCTAGAAACCGCATGTTTGGAAATATGATAGGTAAAGGTTACACGGTAAAATCTGCCCAAATGGAAATGAGTATGGTTGCAGAAGGGTATTATGCTACAAAATCTGCACATCTATTAAACGAAAAAAACAAAAAGAAAACACGTACACCTATTATAGATGCAGTTTATGCAGTTTTATATGAAGGTAAAGATGCTAAAAAAGTATTTAAAAAACTGACGGAAAAGTTGGATTAG
- a CDS encoding CvpA family protein → MAVIDIVLGALLLFGLVRGLFKGLFVELASIVALVAGVYGAIHFSYFASNFLMDKTSWDEKTINITAFAITFVIIILAISLAGKALTKLADFASLGILNKLLGAVFGALKVGLILSVLLIVFDKMNSTISFVDEEHVKESILYKPVKSLAPMVFPDIIKAASEENNPIDAPEDTNESEA, encoded by the coding sequence ATGGCTGTTATTGATATTGTTTTAGGTGCTTTGCTTTTATTTGGATTGGTACGCGGATTATTTAAAGGACTTTTTGTAGAATTAGCTTCTATTGTTGCATTGGTAGCTGGAGTTTATGGTGCCATCCATTTTAGTTATTTTGCTTCTAATTTTTTGATGGATAAAACGTCATGGGACGAAAAAACAATAAATATTACTGCATTTGCCATAACGTTTGTTATTATTATTCTAGCTATTAGTTTAGCTGGAAAAGCACTTACAAAGTTAGCGGATTTTGCTTCTTTAGGAATCTTAAATAAGCTTTTAGGAGCAGTTTTTGGTGCCTTAAAAGTAGGGTTGATTTTAAGTGTTTTATTGATTGTTTTTGATAAAATGAATAGTACCATCTCATTTGTAGATGAAGAACATGTCAAAGAGTCTATTTTATATAAACCTGTAAAATCTCTTGCTCCAATGGTATTTCCTGATATTATAAAGGCTGCCAGCGAGGAAAACAATCCTATTGATGCACCTGAAGATACTAATGAATCTGAAGCATAA
- the pheS gene encoding phenylalanine--tRNA ligase subunit alpha, with the protein MIDKIKELIAEAEAFKAQTKDEVEAFRIKYLGKKGLLNEYFAEFKNVANDQKKEFGQAINTLKNTAQDKVNALKAELDSATDNSTSNLDLSRPGEPITIGSRHPISIVKNQIINIFSNIGFNVSEGPEIEDDWHNFTALNLPEYHPARDMQDTFFIQTNPDILLRTHTSSVQVRYMENNPPPIRTISPGRVYRNEAISARSHCFFHQVEGLYIDKDVSFADLKQTLQYFTTELFGKAKIRLRPSYFPFTEPSAEVDVYWGLETETDYKITKGTGWLEIGGCGMVDPNVLTNCGIDAEAYSGFAFGVGIDRIAMLLHQISDIRLLSENDVRFLKQFKSAL; encoded by the coding sequence ATGATAGACAAGATTAAAGAACTTATTGCAGAAGCTGAAGCTTTTAAAGCACAAACTAAAGATGAGGTAGAAGCATTTCGTATAAAATACTTAGGTAAAAAAGGATTGCTAAACGAGTATTTTGCTGAGTTTAAAAATGTAGCAAACGATCAAAAAAAAGAATTTGGTCAAGCTATTAATACACTAAAAAACACTGCTCAAGATAAAGTAAATGCGCTTAAAGCAGAATTGGATAGTGCTACAGACAACTCGACATCTAATTTAGATTTATCGCGTCCAGGAGAGCCTATTACTATTGGTTCTCGTCATCCTATATCTATAGTGAAAAACCAAATTATAAACATTTTTTCCAATATTGGATTTAATGTTAGTGAAGGTCCAGAGATTGAAGACGATTGGCACAACTTTACAGCATTAAATTTACCTGAATACCATCCAGCAAGAGATATGCAGGATACGTTTTTTATACAAACTAATCCTGATATTTTACTACGTACACACACCAGTTCTGTGCAAGTGCGATATATGGAAAATAATCCACCTCCAATTCGTACCATATCACCAGGTCGTGTGTATAGAAACGAAGCGATATCTGCTCGATCACATTGTTTTTTCCATCAAGTAGAAGGATTATATATTGATAAAGACGTCAGTTTTGCAGATTTAAAACAAACGCTACAATACTTTACAACCGAGTTATTTGGAAAAGCAAAAATTAGATTACGTCCATCATACTTCCCATTTACAGAGCCAAGTGCTGAGGTAGATGTATATTGGGGCTTAGAGACCGAAACTGATTATAAAATCACCAAAGGTACTGGTTGGTTAGAAATTGGTGGTTGTGGTATGGTAGATCCTAATGTATTAACTAATTGTGGAATTGATGCAGAAGCCTATTCTGGTTTTGCATTTGGAGTTGGTATTGACCGTATAGCCATGTTGTTACATCAAATTAGCGACATTAGATTACTAAGCGAGAATGATGTTAGGTTTTTGAAGCAATTTAAAAGTGCATTATAA
- the nadD gene encoding nicotinate (nicotinamide) nucleotide adenylyltransferase: MKIGLYFGSFNPIHVGHLIIANQLVENSDLDQIWFVVTPHNPFKKKSSLLDNHQRLEMVYLATKDYDTLKESDIEFNLPQPNYTVNTLAHLTEKYPNKEFSLIMGEDNLKSFHKWKNYQVILSNHHIYVYPRISEGTLETQFDNHPNIHHVDAPIMEISSTLIRNSIKAGKNIKPLLPEHVWSYLDEMNFYR; encoded by the coding sequence TACACGTTGGGCATTTAATAATCGCCAACCAATTGGTTGAAAATAGCGATTTAGATCAAATCTGGTTTGTAGTAACACCTCATAATCCATTTAAAAAGAAAAGCTCGCTTTTAGATAATCACCAACGCTTAGAAATGGTGTATTTAGCAACCAAAGACTACGATACGCTTAAAGAAAGTGATATCGAGTTTAACTTACCGCAACCTAATTATACTGTTAATACTTTAGCCCATTTAACCGAAAAATATCCAAACAAAGAGTTTTCACTTATTATGGGAGAAGACAATCTAAAAAGCTTCCATAAATGGAAAAATTACCAGGTTATTTTAAGTAACCATCACATTTATGTATATCCAAGAATTAGTGAAGGTACTTTAGAAACCCAATTTGATAATCATCCCAATATACACCATGTTGATGCGCCAATAATGGAGATTTCCTCAACCTTAATCCGCAATAGTATTAAAGCAGGTAAAAACATAAAACCTTTGTTACCAGAACATGTATGGTCGTATTTGGATGAGATGAACTTTTACAGATAG
- a CDS encoding nicotinic acid mononucleotide adenyltransferase: MKTIKLLSTFALIATLFTSCYTEVVVDNNGFDSTPVSINQLLNSHELWYVAVEETIGFGESPFLQIAFTVSFRNGTLYANNNLVGIGSQGNGFGIPIGYYNAYDMILDIDHDIDGYDSFDVYQIDNNTIELYNPFNDTSYFLHGYQRNNFDYDFVFYDNIQYFLQEYEAWEKTYTSNFGALNEFDNENYLQFLSGGNDNTFRSSQDPNGVNSNNLYWDYTGLYNVGNVNGNMYLKTLVLDYDYFDNELFELSVINDQRVELYHPSSGTVYEFTGRGYIEYLKVGTEINKSKSSGLKKRVQHTTKKENTRENTRKNTKS, translated from the coding sequence ATGAAGACGATAAAATTACTTTCGACATTTGCTTTAATAGCAACATTATTTACTTCTTGTTATACAGAAGTAGTAGTAGACAATAATGGATTTGATTCTACACCAGTAAGTATCAATCAATTGTTAAATAGCCATGAATTATGGTACGTAGCAGTAGAAGAAACTATTGGATTTGGCGAGTCCCCTTTTTTACAAATAGCTTTTACCGTATCGTTTAGAAACGGAACCCTTTACGCTAATAACAACTTAGTTGGTATTGGTAGTCAAGGTAACGGATTTGGTATACCAATTGGTTATTATAATGCTTATGATATGATTTTGGATATCGACCATGATATTGATGGATACGATAGTTTTGATGTCTATCAAATAGATAATAATACTATAGAATTGTACAATCCTTTTAATGATACCTCGTATTTTTTACATGGATACCAACGTAATAACTTTGATTACGACTTTGTATTCTATGATAACATCCAATACTTTTTACAAGAGTATGAAGCTTGGGAAAAAACATACACCAGTAACTTTGGAGCTTTAAATGAGTTTGATAACGAAAACTACTTACAGTTTTTATCTGGCGGAAATGATAATACGTTTAGAAGCAGCCAAGATCCAAACGGTGTTAATTCAAACAATTTATATTGGGATTATACAGGGTTATACAATGTTGGAAACGTTAACGGTAACATGTATTTAAAAACACTAGTCTTAGATTATGATTATTTTGATAATGAGTTATTTGAATTAAGTGTTATAAACGACCAACGTGTCGAGTTGTATCACCCAAGTTCTGGAACAGTTTACGAGTTTACAGGTAGAGGATACATTGAGTATTTAAAAGTTGGAACGGAAATAAACAAATCAAAATCTTCTGGACTTAAAAAGCGTGTACAACACACTACAAAAAAAGAAAACACTAGAGAGAATACTAGAAAAAATACAAAATCATAA
- the lysM gene encoding peptidoglycan-binding protein LysM gives MGLFSFIKNAGAKVFGIGKTDKEEAAEAAAAEVKMEALAARKLEETARDLDLHVEGLSIFIDDDAATISGQAADQATREKLVLLVGNSDGIATVDDQMTVAEAAEVIPEAQFHTVVSGDTLGKIAKHYYGNAMKYPEIFEANKPMLTDPDKIYPGQVLRIPTLD, from the coding sequence ATGGGATTATTTTCATTTATTAAAAACGCAGGTGCTAAAGTATTTGGGATTGGTAAAACAGATAAAGAGGAAGCAGCAGAAGCAGCTGCAGCAGAAGTAAAAATGGAAGCTTTAGCTGCTAGAAAACTGGAAGAAACAGCAAGAGATTTAGATTTACATGTCGAAGGATTAAGTATATTTATAGACGATGATGCAGCAACCATTTCTGGTCAAGCAGCAGACCAAGCCACTAGAGAAAAACTAGTTTTATTAGTAGGTAATAGTGATGGTATTGCAACAGTAGATGACCAAATGACGGTTGCAGAAGCAGCAGAAGTTATACCAGAAGCGCAATTTCATACTGTAGTTAGTGGTGATACATTAGGTAAAATAGCAAAGCACTATTATGGTAATGCTATGAAATATCCAGAAATTTTTGAAGCGAATAAACCTATGCTAACAGATCCAGATAAAATTTATCCAGGACAGGTATTACGTATTCCGACTTTAGACTAA
- a CDS encoding cyclic nucleotide-binding domain-containing protein — protein sequence MNLLSTFLFESLNLPERLISKVEKYFIKEQITKNDYLCKFSKQCNRISIISNGYLRFYSLSEDKEITHWIFGKNQLITDVGSFYLNQPAKWNIQALCSTNVYSITSEGYSKLKAEVPEWATYENLFLIKLMSALENRIYALISMSTEQRYKYLFESDREIFNQIPLQYIASMLGMSAETLSRIRSKSNS from the coding sequence ATGAACTTACTTTCAACTTTTTTATTTGAATCTTTAAACCTACCTGAACGACTTATTTCAAAAGTTGAGAAGTACTTTATAAAAGAGCAGATTACAAAAAATGATTATTTGTGCAAATTTTCAAAACAATGTAACCGAATTTCAATAATTTCAAATGGTTATTTAAGATTTTATAGCTTGTCAGAAGATAAAGAAATAACACATTGGATTTTTGGAAAAAACCAACTCATAACTGATGTTGGTAGTTTCTATTTAAACCAACCTGCAAAATGGAATATTCAAGCCCTTTGTAGTACGAATGTATACTCTATTACTTCCGAAGGTTACTCGAAACTCAAAGCCGAAGTACCAGAATGGGCAACCTATGAGAATTTATTTCTTATTAAGTTAATGTCGGCTTTAGAAAATCGTATTTATGCCTTAATCTCGATGTCAACAGAACAACGATACAAATACTTGTTTGAATCAGACAGAGAAATTTTTAATCAAATCCCGCTTCAATATATTGCTTCAATGCTTGGAATGAGTGCTGAAACTTTAAGCAGAATTAGAAGCAAGTCAAATTCTTGA
- a CDS encoding SRPBCC family protein: MNQERQIATIKTVFENLEKQKNKTDADGITHSIETSRYHSNKRFKKEQKQIFQNHPIITGAVGDLKKEGDYFLHEDSGIPIIVIKGKDGIVRAFINMCRHRGVKLLEEQKGHIKRNIVCPYHAWSYDTAGCLKGVFHPQGFNDVSETTHSLIELDCWVRFGMVFVLPNSELKGSIDIDKWLTEINELTKGFEFGELYPYFHKSEILNCNWKLIVDGALEGYHFKIAHANTIGPYFLDNLSVNTENELHHSIIFPKRIMKEFQSKPTSEWNLRQGANILIHIFPNTIILIEPDHIMAVTFCPLDEKTTQFKSFMLLPKEPTTEKETKYWDLNGNIFWNAINEDNEMAILQQKTFEFYNSVPMTTGSYEKLLVKFESLVDSILEKSKD; encoded by the coding sequence ATGAATCAAGAAAGACAAATAGCCACAATTAAAACAGTTTTCGAAAATCTTGAAAAACAGAAAAATAAAACTGATGCTGACGGTATTACACATAGCATAGAAACTTCACGTTATCATTCGAATAAACGATTTAAGAAGGAACAAAAACAAATCTTTCAAAATCATCCAATTATTACAGGTGCAGTTGGTGATTTAAAGAAGGAAGGCGATTATTTTTTACACGAGGATTCAGGTATTCCTATTATTGTAATCAAAGGGAAAGATGGAATTGTAAGAGCCTTTATAAATATGTGTAGGCATCGTGGCGTAAAACTGTTGGAAGAACAAAAAGGCCATATAAAACGCAACATTGTTTGTCCTTATCACGCTTGGTCTTACGATACAGCTGGTTGTCTTAAGGGCGTTTTTCATCCACAAGGATTTAATGACGTTTCAGAAACTACACATAGTCTAATCGAGTTGGATTGTTGGGTACGATTTGGAATGGTATTTGTCTTACCCAATTCAGAATTAAAAGGTAGTATTGATATAGATAAATGGTTGACAGAGATTAATGAATTGACAAAAGGTTTTGAATTTGGAGAACTCTATCCATATTTTCATAAATCTGAAATTCTTAATTGCAATTGGAAACTTATCGTTGATGGCGCGCTAGAAGGATATCATTTTAAGATTGCACACGCTAATACAATTGGGCCATACTTTTTGGATAATTTAAGTGTAAATACCGAAAACGAATTACACCATAGTATCATCTTTCCGAAAAGAATAATGAAAGAATTTCAAAGTAAGCCAACTTCGGAATGGAATTTAAGACAAGGCGCAAATATTCTGATTCATATTTTCCCCAATACAATAATCTTAATTGAACCAGACCATATTATGGCTGTTACATTTTGTCCATTAGACGAGAAAACGACGCAATTCAAATCATTTATGCTTTTACCAAAAGAACCAACAACAGAAAAAGAAACAAAGTATTGGGACTTGAATGGGAATATTTTTTGGAATGCTATTAATGAAGACAACGAAATGGCAATTCTGCAACAAAAAACTTTTGAATTCTATAATTCTGTTCCAATGACTACTGGAAGCTATGAAAAGTTATTAGTGAAATTCGAATCATTAGTTGACAGTATCCTCGAAAAATCGAAAGATTAA